In Streptomyces sp. NBC_00344, the genomic window GGTCGCCGGCAAGCCGAAAGTGAGACAGAGCCGAACGTTGTGCAGTCCCTCTATGGACGATGCAACCCAGCGCCGTACCGGCGCACGCGGCCGGCCTGTGCCAGCGATGGCGTGAGCCGGTCAGCTCGCGGCGGTGTTGCTGGGCGGACGCGTCCTGCGCGTCAGTAGCAGGGGGCGTCGCCGCCACGGCCGGTGACGCCCGGCCGGGTGTTCCATGACCACATGTGCGTGCACCGCGGGCACTGAAGGTGGACGACGGGCCCCCTGTTGGAGATCAGGTAGCGCCAGTGCTCGAAGCAGTTGCGGCGGCTGGCGCAGGTCGCGCAATGGCTTGCGTCGTCGCAGACGGGGCAGGCCACCCAGGCGCGACGGCTGGAGTCCGCCTGTGGGTCAATGGGTAGCCGCACGGCCCGGCTCCTCCCCAGGCAGGACACCAGCCGCTACCAGCATGTCGTAGGTGCGCTGCTGCTCCGCGTCCAGGCCCGAGTAGAGGAGGTCATACGCTTCGTCCTCGCCTCGGAGGGCGGCCACCGGGTCCCAGTCGGGTCCGAGCGCGGCCACGACCTCGGCCCGTCGCCGGGCTTCCTCAAAGGTCAGGTCGATGGAGAAGGGAGTGAGGCCGGCGGCGTTGTCCTGGTTCATGGTGAGACTTCCGACGTGCTGGCAGAGCCCCACCATCTCTACCAGGCCCCCGCAGTGGCAGGGAAGGGTGACCTAAGTCGCCCCGGTTCGACCGGGGACCCGAGCTGTCCGCGGGCACCTTCGGATCTGCTGACAGGGGTGGGCTGTTGCCTGTACCAGGCCCTGAACGGATGGACGCTCCACTCACAGAACTGTGGCGTACCTCACGGCCGGAACGCACTTTCTGGAGGGTCACATGACCACGCCGCCGGAGGATCCGAGGGATCGAAGCGGCCGCTGCCCGGGTACGGGAAGGCGACGCCACCACTGCCGAGATCAACCTCAGCTATCTCGGCGACCACGTCGCGCTCGATGTAGTCGACGACGGCGCAGGCTTCGACACCGGCCAACTGCCCGCCCCCGACCCCCAAAGTGGCGGCTTCGGGCTGGCAGCCATGCGCGCCCGCATGCGCGCCGTTGACGGCACCCTTACCGTCGAATCCGCCGCCGGCCACGGCACGACCCTGGCCGCCCGGCTACCGTTCAGCCCTCCCCTCAACAGCGAACCCGAGGCCCACCGGTGACCGACAGCCCCATCAGACTGCTCCTGGCCGACGACCACCCGGTGGTGCGGGCCGGGCTCCGCGCCGTGCTGGAGACCGAACCGGGACTCACGGTGGCGGCCGAATCCGCCACCGCCGAGGACGCCGTTGCCCGCGCTGCCGAAGGGGACGTCGACGTCGTGCTGATGGACCTGCAGTTCGGCAAGGGGATGGGTGGCGCCGAGGCCACCGCCCAGATCACCGCCCGGCCGGGTGCCCCCCGCGTTCTGATCGTCACCACCTACGACTCCGACGCCGACACCCTGCCCGCCATCGAGGCCGGCGCCATCGGCTACCTCCTCAAGGACGCGCATCCCGAGGACCTGGCCGCCGCCGTACGCACCGCCGCGGCCGGGCGTACCACGCTGGCTCCCGCCGTCGCGGACCGCCTCATGCACCGGCTCCGCACCCCTGCAACCACCCTGACCCGGCGCGAGACCGAGGTCATCGCACTGGTCGCCGAAGGCCTGTCCAACCAGGCTGTCGGCCAACGGCTCCACCTCACTGAGGGCACCGTCAAGTCCCACCTGGCCCGCAGCTACACCAAACTAGGGGTCGACTCCCGCACCGCCGCCGTGGCCACCGCCACCGGACTCGGCCTCATCCGCCGCTGACCGATCCAGTACCGCTCCTGCCTCAGCGAGCGCGGCGATGACGAGTTCCGCGCCTGCGGCGGTACCGCACGGACTTCAACGTCGCCCTGACCTCCGCGCGCGTGGCGGCCCCCCCGCTGAGGTGTGCCCGCGCCCTATGAGACCGGGCTGCTGAGGCGAGTCTGCAGGGGGCGGGTGAACCGTCCTGGTGCGGCGGCGCGCGCCCGCAGGCAGGGCGGTATCCCCCCGGCACCGTGGTGAGAGCGCCCCGTCATCTCGCCCGCTGCCCGTACCAGTCCTCCTCAGTTCGCCATACCGCAGCGGGTGTTCGTCCATAGTGGGTCGAGTGATCACACGAGGCGATGGCGAGGGCACGAGCGGGGCCGGCGGGCCGGGCAGCGGCATCCGGAGCTGCGAGGACGGTGAGGAGGCGCAGGTCCTGGTGGTGGGTGCCGGACCTGCGGGTTCGGCCGCGGCGCTGCATCTGGCCCGGGCGGGTGTGGAGGTCGTGCTGCTGGAGAAGAGCCGATTTCCCCGGGACAAGGTGTGCGGAGACGGGCTGACCCCGCGCGGTGTGCAGCAGTTGGTGCGCATGGGCATCGACGTCAGCGCACCGGGGTGGATGCGCAACCGCGGCATGCGGTGGGTGTGCGGGGGCCGTCAGGTCGACATCGACTGGCCCCGTCTCGGCAGCCATCCCGATTTCGGGCTCACCCGCAGTCGCCGTGACTTCGACGAGCTCCTTGCCTCCCAGGCCGCCGCAGCTGGAGCGCGGCTGCGCACCGGGGTCCGGGTCACCGGCCCGGTGACCGACAAGGCCGGGCGGATCACCGGTGTGAGTGCCCTGGCAGGGCCGGAAAAGCG contains:
- a CDS encoding DUF6400 family protein, whose protein sequence is MNQDNAAGLTPFSIDLTFEEARRRAEVVAALGPDWDPVAALRGEDEAYDLLYSGLDAEQQRTYDMLVAAGVLPGEEPGRAATH
- a CDS encoding ATP-binding protein, with amino-acid sequence MNLSYLGDHVALDVVDDGAGFDTGQLPAPDPQSGGFGLAAMRARMRAVDGTLTVESAAGHGTTLAARLPFSPPLNSEPEAHR
- a CDS encoding response regulator transcription factor — its product is MTDSPIRLLLADDHPVVRAGLRAVLETEPGLTVAAESATAEDAVARAAEGDVDVVLMDLQFGKGMGGAEATAQITARPGAPRVLIVTTYDSDADTLPAIEAGAIGYLLKDAHPEDLAAAVRTAAAGRTTLAPAVADRLMHRLRTPATTLTRRETEVIALVAEGLSNQAVGQRLHLTEGTVKSHLARSYTKLGVDSRTAAVATATGLGLIRR